The genomic stretch AAATGATACACCGGGGCCACGCGGTTATTATACCCAACGCTCCGGGTCGGAGGTCCAGCATGAGCAGGGAGTCTGTGCGGTTTCGATGTCATCATTGCGGCCATTGCTGCACGGAAGTGGTGTGTCTGCCCACGCCGTGGGACGTTCTGCGCATCGTACGGGAGACCGGGGCGAACCCCTACCTTTTCCTCGAGTTCCTGGGACCGGACGACATCTCGGAAGTCGAGCCGGACGACCCGACCTGGCTCGAGGTGAGCCGCCGCAGGCGCATCATGGCGCTGCGGCGCGATGAGCAAGCGTGCTATTTCCTGGACAGGGCAACGCGCTTCTGCACCATCTACGAACACCGGCCACTGCTGTGCAGGCTGTATCCTTTCGCGCACGAGGAAAGCGAATCGGGCGAATACCTGGGGTTCTCGCTCCACGAAGACGTCGGCTGTCCGCGGCACCGCGACGGGCGCGTGCCGGTCGCGCCGCTGCGCGCGATGTTTCTCGAAGACCAGGAGCATCAGGAGGAATATGCCAGGCTGGTGAAAGCCTTCAACAACGACCCGCGTCCCGGCAAGCGGCCGCAGGATTTCTTAGCGATGTTCTTCGAGACCGACACGCCCACGCGGAAGCGTCTTATGCGGGAGGCCAAGGCGGCCCTTCCTGAGTTCAACATTGGGACACCCGATCAAGTGAAAAGGTCGTAGAGCCGGCGCTGTTCCTCGTCCATCTGCAGCAACGTCCGGCGTTCTTTCGGGTCGTTGGGCAGGCGGAAGGTCATCTCGT from Candidatus Hydrogenedentota bacterium encodes the following:
- a CDS encoding YkgJ family cysteine cluster protein; this encodes MSRESVRFRCHHCGHCCTEVVCLPTPWDVLRIVRETGANPYLFLEFLGPDDISEVEPDDPTWLEVSRRRRIMALRRDEQACYFLDRATRFCTIYEHRPLLCRLYPFAHEESESGEYLGFSLHEDVGCPRHRDGRVPVAPLRAMFLEDQEHQEEYARLVKAFNNDPRPGKRPQDFLAMFFETDTPTRKRLMREAKAALPEFNIGTPDQVKRS